One Carassius auratus strain Wakin chromosome 16, ASM336829v1, whole genome shotgun sequence genomic window carries:
- the LOC113116720 gene encoding serum paraoxonase/arylesterase 2-like isoform X1, whose amino-acid sequence MGKLAVLSLSVAALAVLIGERLITLRHLSLSYRELTQNYLPNCHHIEGIEYGAEDITVLENGLAFLSTGLKYPGLPSYSDDSGKIYTLNLLDSKMKIKTMNIKGDLDKDSFNPHGISLYTDDKDGAVYLFVVNHPQGNSQVEIFRFVEDENALQYIKTIKHELLHNVNDIVAVGTESFYATNDHYFTNGILKFVEPFLSLPWCDVVYYSPQTVQVVAGGFLIANGINISPDKRHLYVSDLLKHKIVVLEIQKNTVLSHVKEVDVGSLCDNIEVDRESGDLWLGCHPNGLKCVFHDPNDPPGSEVIRIENILSEKPKVTQVYADDGSVIIASSVATPYGGKLLIGTVYQKALICDLK is encoded by the exons ATGGGTAAGTTAGCGGTTCTCTCGCTGTCTGTTGCAGCTCTCGCAGTTTTGATCGGAGAAAGACTCATTACGTTAAG GCATTTATCACTTTCCTACAGAGAACTCACCCAGAACTACCTTCCAAACTGTCACCACATAGAGGGCATAG aatATGGTGCTGAAGATATCACCGTACTTGAAAATGGACTGGCCTTTCTGAGCACT GGCTTGAAATATCCAGGCTTACCGTCCTATTCAGATGACTCTGGAAAGATCTACACTCTGAATCTGTTGgattctaaaatgaaaattaaaacaatgaacaTAAAGGGAGACTTGGACAAAGACTCCTTTAATCCACATGGAATCAGCCTGTACACGGATGACAAAG ATGGCGCCGTATACCTATTTGTTGTTAATCATCCTCAAGGCAACAGTCAAGTGGAGATTTTTCGATTTGTTGAGGATGAAAATGCTCTTCAGTACATCAAGACCATCAAACATGAACTCCTGCACAA TGTGAATGATATAGTCGCTGTGGGGACTGAAAGCTTTTATGCCACCAATGATCATTACTTCACTAATGGGATTCTCAAGTTTGTGGAGCCCTTTCTGTCTTTGCCCTGGTGTGACGTCGTCTACTACAGCCCTCAGACCGTGCAGGTTGTGGCAGGGGGCTTCTTGATTGCCAATGGCATAAATATCTCCCCTGACAAAAG gcATTTATATGTGTCAGATCTTCTGAAGCACAAAATTGTTGTCTTGGAAATACAGAAAAACACTGTATTGTCTCATGTAAAG GAGGTTGACGTGGGGTCACTGTGTGACAACATTGAGGTGGACCGTGAATCTGGAGATCTATGGCTGGGCTGCCACCCAAACGgtcttaaatgtgtatttcatgATCCAAATGATCCACCTGGTTCTGAG GTTATCAGGATTGAGAACATCCTCTCTGAAAAGCCCAAGGTAACCCAGGTATATGCAGATGATGGCAGTGTGATCATTGCTTCTTCAGTGGCAACACCATATGGAGGAAAGCTGCTCATAGGAACAGTTTATCAGAAAGCTCTGATCTGTGACCTTAAGTAG
- the LOC113116720 gene encoding serum paraoxonase/arylesterase 2-like isoform X3 → MGKLAVLSLSVAALAVLIGERLITLRHLSLSYRELTQNYLPNCHHIEGIEYGAEDITVLENGLAFLSTGLKYPGLPSYSDDSGKIYTLNLLDSKMKIKTMNIKGDLDKDSFNPHGISLYTDDKDGAVYLFVVNHPQGNSQVEIFRFVEDENALQYIKTIKHELLHNVNDIVAVGTESFYATNDHYFTNGILKFVEPFLSLPWCDVVYYSPQTVQVVAGGFLIANGINISPDKRRLTWGHCVTTLRWTVNLEIYGWAATQTVLNVYFMIQMIHLVLRLSGLRTSSLKSPR, encoded by the exons ATGGGTAAGTTAGCGGTTCTCTCGCTGTCTGTTGCAGCTCTCGCAGTTTTGATCGGAGAAAGACTCATTACGTTAAG GCATTTATCACTTTCCTACAGAGAACTCACCCAGAACTACCTTCCAAACTGTCACCACATAGAGGGCATAG aatATGGTGCTGAAGATATCACCGTACTTGAAAATGGACTGGCCTTTCTGAGCACT GGCTTGAAATATCCAGGCTTACCGTCCTATTCAGATGACTCTGGAAAGATCTACACTCTGAATCTGTTGgattctaaaatgaaaattaaaacaatgaacaTAAAGGGAGACTTGGACAAAGACTCCTTTAATCCACATGGAATCAGCCTGTACACGGATGACAAAG ATGGCGCCGTATACCTATTTGTTGTTAATCATCCTCAAGGCAACAGTCAAGTGGAGATTTTTCGATTTGTTGAGGATGAAAATGCTCTTCAGTACATCAAGACCATCAAACATGAACTCCTGCACAA TGTGAATGATATAGTCGCTGTGGGGACTGAAAGCTTTTATGCCACCAATGATCATTACTTCACTAATGGGATTCTCAAGTTTGTGGAGCCCTTTCTGTCTTTGCCCTGGTGTGACGTCGTCTACTACAGCCCTCAGACCGTGCAGGTTGTGGCAGGGGGCTTCTTGATTGCCAATGGCATAAATATCTCCCCTGACAAAAG GAGGTTGACGTGGGGTCACTGTGTGACAACATTGAGGTGGACCGTGAATCTGGAGATCTATGGCTGGGCTGCCACCCAAACGgtcttaaatgtgtatttcatgATCCAAATGATCCACCTGGTTCTGAG GTTATCAGGATTGAGAACATCCTCTCTGAAAAGCCCAAGGTAA
- the LOC113116720 gene encoding serum paraoxonase/arylesterase 2-like isoform X2, producing the protein MGKLAVLSLSVAALAVLIGERLITLRHLSLSYRELTQNYLPNCHHIEGIGLPSYSDDSGKIYTLNLLDSKMKIKTMNIKGDLDKDSFNPHGISLYTDDKDGAVYLFVVNHPQGNSQVEIFRFVEDENALQYIKTIKHELLHNVNDIVAVGTESFYATNDHYFTNGILKFVEPFLSLPWCDVVYYSPQTVQVVAGGFLIANGINISPDKRHLYVSDLLKHKIVVLEIQKNTVLSHVKEVDVGSLCDNIEVDRESGDLWLGCHPNGLKCVFHDPNDPPGSEVIRIENILSEKPKVTQVYADDGSVIIASSVATPYGGKLLIGTVYQKALICDLK; encoded by the exons ATGGGTAAGTTAGCGGTTCTCTCGCTGTCTGTTGCAGCTCTCGCAGTTTTGATCGGAGAAAGACTCATTACGTTAAG GCATTTATCACTTTCCTACAGAGAACTCACCCAGAACTACCTTCCAAACTGTCACCACATAGAGGGCATAG GCTTACCGTCCTATTCAGATGACTCTGGAAAGATCTACACTCTGAATCTGTTGgattctaaaatgaaaattaaaacaatgaacaTAAAGGGAGACTTGGACAAAGACTCCTTTAATCCACATGGAATCAGCCTGTACACGGATGACAAAG ATGGCGCCGTATACCTATTTGTTGTTAATCATCCTCAAGGCAACAGTCAAGTGGAGATTTTTCGATTTGTTGAGGATGAAAATGCTCTTCAGTACATCAAGACCATCAAACATGAACTCCTGCACAA TGTGAATGATATAGTCGCTGTGGGGACTGAAAGCTTTTATGCCACCAATGATCATTACTTCACTAATGGGATTCTCAAGTTTGTGGAGCCCTTTCTGTCTTTGCCCTGGTGTGACGTCGTCTACTACAGCCCTCAGACCGTGCAGGTTGTGGCAGGGGGCTTCTTGATTGCCAATGGCATAAATATCTCCCCTGACAAAAG gcATTTATATGTGTCAGATCTTCTGAAGCACAAAATTGTTGTCTTGGAAATACAGAAAAACACTGTATTGTCTCATGTAAAG GAGGTTGACGTGGGGTCACTGTGTGACAACATTGAGGTGGACCGTGAATCTGGAGATCTATGGCTGGGCTGCCACCCAAACGgtcttaaatgtgtatttcatgATCCAAATGATCCACCTGGTTCTGAG GTTATCAGGATTGAGAACATCCTCTCTGAAAAGCCCAAGGTAACCCAGGTATATGCAGATGATGGCAGTGTGATCATTGCTTCTTCAGTGGCAACACCATATGGAGGAAAGCTGCTCATAGGAACAGTTTATCAGAAAGCTCTGATCTGTGACCTTAAGTAG